The Persephonella sp. IF05-L8 genome contains a region encoding:
- the groL gene encoding chaperonin GroEL (60 kDa chaperone family; promotes refolding of misfolded polypeptides especially under stressful conditions; forms two stacked rings of heptamers to form a barrel-shaped 14mer; ends can be capped by GroES; misfolded proteins enter the barrel where they are refolded when GroES binds), whose amino-acid sequence MAGKMIIYGEEARAKLKAGVDKLANAVKVTLGPRGREVILEKKWGSPNVTKDGVSVAKEIELPDPLENMAAQLVKEVASKTADVAGDGTTTATILTQAIYTEGLKAIASGANPVYVKRGIDEAVKVVVEELKKLSKEVSGRKEIEQVATISANNDPEIGKIIADAMEKVGKDGVITVEESKTSETTLEVVEGMQFDRGYLSPYFVTNPEKMEAVLENPYILIYEKKISNIRELLPVLEKVVQTNRPLVIIAEDVEGEALATLVVNNLKGVLKVAAVKAPGFGERRKAMLQDIAILTGGQAITEDLGIKLENVDLDMLGQADKVVIDKDNTTIIGGKGNPEDIKARIEQIKAQIETTTSEYDKEKLQERLAKLAGGVAIIKVGAATEAELKEKKDRVDDAVHATKAAVEEGIVPGGGVALLRAAKALCELKDENPDKQWGIDIIRKAAQVPLKQIANNAGFEGSVVIEKVKANDNINYGFNAATGEYVDMIEAGIIDPTKVVRTAIQNAASVAGTMLTAEALVAEIPEKEEKNPAAGMEGMGDMGF is encoded by the coding sequence ATGGCAGGAAAAATGATAATCTACGGTGAAGAAGCAAGAGCAAAACTTAAAGCAGGTGTAGATAAATTAGCAAATGCTGTAAAAGTTACTCTTGGACCAAGAGGAAGAGAAGTTATCCTTGAGAAAAAATGGGGAAGCCCTAATGTAACAAAAGATGGTGTATCTGTTGCTAAAGAAATAGAACTTCCAGACCCATTAGAAAATATGGCAGCTCAACTTGTTAAAGAAGTTGCTTCAAAAACAGCTGATGTTGCCGGTGATGGAACAACAACAGCTACAATCTTAACACAGGCTATATACACAGAAGGACTTAAAGCTATTGCTTCAGGAGCAAATCCTGTATATGTAAAAAGAGGAATTGATGAAGCTGTAAAAGTTGTAGTAGAGGAACTCAAAAAACTTTCTAAAGAAGTAAGCGGAAGAAAAGAAATAGAGCAAGTTGCTACAATCTCAGCTAACAACGACCCAGAAATCGGAAAAATCATTGCTGACGCAATGGAAAAAGTTGGAAAAGATGGTGTTATCACAGTAGAAGAGTCTAAAACATCTGAAACAACTCTTGAAGTTGTTGAAGGTATGCAGTTTGACAGAGGATATCTCTCACCATACTTTGTAACAAATCCAGAGAAAATGGAAGCTGTTTTAGAAAATCCATACATCCTCATATATGAAAAGAAAATCAGCAATATAAGAGAACTTCTTCCAGTTCTTGAAAAAGTTGTTCAAACAAACAGACCACTTGTTATCATAGCTGAAGATGTAGAAGGTGAAGCACTTGCTACACTGGTAGTAAACAACCTGAAAGGAGTTCTCAAAGTAGCAGCTGTAAAAGCTCCAGGATTTGGAGAAAGAAGAAAAGCAATGCTCCAGGATATAGCTATCCTCACAGGTGGTCAAGCTATTACAGAAGACCTTGGAATTAAACTTGAAAATGTTGACCTTGATATGCTTGGTCAAGCTGACAAAGTTGTAATAGACAAAGACAACACAACAATTATCGGTGGAAAAGGTAATCCAGAAGACATTAAAGCAAGAATTGAGCAAATCAAAGCTCAAATTGAAACAACAACATCTGAGTATGACAAAGAAAAACTCCAAGAAAGACTTGCTAAACTTGCTGGTGGAGTAGCTATCATAAAAGTTGGAGCTGCTACAGAAGCAGAACTTAAAGAGAAAAAAGACAGAGTTGATGACGCTGTTCACGCTACAAAAGCAGCTGTTGAAGAGGGAATTGTTCCAGGTGGTGGAGTAGCACTTCTCAGAGCTGCTAAAGCACTTTGCGAACTTAAAGATGAAAACCCAGACAAACAATGGGGAATTGATATAATCAGAAAAGCTGCTCAAGTTCCATTAAAACAAATTGCCAACAACGCAGGATTTGAAGGCTCTGTTGTTATAGAAAAAGTTAAAGCAAATGACAATATAAACTATGGTTTCAACGCAGCTACAGGCGAATATGTAGATATGATTGAGGCTGGTATCATAGACCCAACTAAAGTTGTAAGAACAGCTATCCAGAATGCTGCATCTGTAGCTGGAACAATGCTCACAGCTGAAGCACTTGTTGCTGAAATTCCAGAAAAAGAAGAGAAAAACCCAGCAGCAGGAATGGAAGGAATGGGAGATATGGGCTTCTAA
- the groES gene encoding co-chaperone GroES: MAKITPLYDRVVIKPAEEVEEKTPSGIIIPDTAKEKPSEGEVIAVGEGRLLENGEIKPLKVKVGDKVIYSKYAGNEFVVDGEELIVLREDDILAIIQ; the protein is encoded by the coding sequence ATGGCTAAAATCACACCACTCTACGATAGAGTAGTAATCAAGCCTGCAGAAGAAGTGGAAGAAAAAACTCCATCAGGAATTATCATCCCTGATACAGCTAAAGAAAAACCATCTGAAGGTGAAGTAATTGCTGTTGGTGAAGGAAGACTTTTAGAAAATGGTGAAATCAAACCATTAAAAGTAAAAGTTGGGGACAAAGTTATCTACAGCAAATATGCGGGAAATGAATTTGTTGTTGATGGTGAAGAACTTATAGTTCTCAGAGAAGACGACATCCTTGCTATTATCCAATAA
- the glnD gene encoding [protein-PII] uridylyltransferase has product MNKTLEKKKQEILKNYFDKKEEIVQKHRAGADGLETVRSLSDLTDETIKQLAEISFKDLSQIAIVVLGGYGRRELCFKSDIDLSLVFEPDNFEQLKEGIENFYYALLDLKVDIGFSPRDIKTFLDLSKEDLTVATSLLQGRFIIGNQELYDELIKKFKRLIRRKRSAYINATLRARKMRYQRTGSTIYMMEPHIKEGEGGLRDFHEVFWIAKVLDDVPDYHYFVENNIILEEEYQELIRAYNFLLRLRNEMHLICNKRCDVLVRPLQEEVAKKLGYVEAPYDEEALRESVEKMMRLYYLYAKSINTITRRILKALTEEDELEIHEPIDDVFSRTSIELDVFNKNKFEKDVKNILKAFLYFKEYNLDFSSELEFLIRKNEGKIRENRNNPEIKRLVRKIFSDPKNLAKTLRKMQDFYVLDDLIPEFGYQRCHFQYDAYHKYTTDAHAIKAVEELESLKKVDHPHRKMMYELYKEIDRVDLLIWAIFLHDIGKGHKTDHCILGEKMAKDIMRRFGYPERDAEIVSFLVRHHLDMSKISQRRNLNDPKVINDFAKTIKNKELLKMLTVLTWCDANAVGPNIWNDWKNSLLWELYHKTMEVLEENVSYEEIAARKIEEKRKKLYALLEAELGEERAKFHMQRFSEYYLLSTPLDTMIRHIKMEELLFKTGKPQFFFDKNYGVGFSELIVVLDSKKVKNPLLVVTGILSYMGINILSVYSYMRKDGIVVIDLQISTSSLEVVEDKKFEQFKELFAKYLDKKLTLEDLSKKRNTTFKASVIPPPTFVKVDNSSSDIYTIFDISGEDRIGLLFDIFKVFARFDLYVHIVKVATQGERIRDAFYVRTPDKRKITDEALLEQIKEQLYKVIKK; this is encoded by the coding sequence ATGAACAAAACACTGGAAAAAAAGAAGCAGGAAATATTAAAAAACTACTTTGATAAAAAAGAGGAAATCGTCCAGAAACATAGAGCAGGTGCCGACGGTCTGGAAACAGTCCGTTCATTATCAGACCTTACCGATGAAACCATAAAACAGCTTGCAGAGATATCCTTTAAAGATTTATCCCAGATAGCAATTGTTGTTTTAGGTGGATATGGAAGGAGAGAGCTCTGTTTTAAATCTGATATAGATTTGTCCCTTGTATTTGAGCCTGATAATTTTGAACAGCTAAAGGAAGGAATAGAAAATTTTTATTATGCTCTTTTAGACCTGAAAGTTGATATAGGTTTTTCACCACGGGATATAAAAACATTCCTTGACCTGTCAAAAGAAGACCTTACCGTTGCAACATCTTTATTACAGGGAAGATTTATTATTGGAAATCAAGAACTATATGACGAGCTAATAAAAAAATTCAAAAGATTAATCAGAAGAAAAAGGTCAGCTTACATAAATGCTACCCTTAGAGCCAGAAAAATGAGATACCAGCGAACAGGTTCCACTATTTATATGATGGAGCCGCACATTAAAGAAGGAGAAGGAGGCCTAAGGGACTTCCATGAGGTTTTCTGGATTGCCAAGGTTTTGGATGATGTTCCAGATTATCACTACTTTGTAGAAAACAATATAATCCTTGAAGAAGAATATCAGGAACTTATCAGAGCTTATAACTTTCTTCTGAGGCTGAGAAATGAGATGCATTTAATCTGCAACAAAAGATGTGATGTTCTTGTAAGACCTCTGCAGGAAGAAGTAGCTAAAAAGTTAGGCTATGTGGAAGCCCCGTATGACGAGGAAGCCCTCAGGGAAAGTGTTGAAAAAATGATGAGGCTTTATTACCTGTATGCCAAATCAATCAATACCATAACCAGAAGAATTCTAAAAGCCCTTACTGAAGAAGATGAGCTGGAAATCCATGAACCAATAGATGATGTTTTCTCCAGAACATCGATAGAACTTGATGTATTCAACAAAAACAAATTTGAAAAAGATGTAAAAAATATCCTGAAAGCATTCCTTTATTTCAAAGAATACAACCTTGATTTTTCTTCAGAACTGGAGTTTTTAATCAGAAAAAATGAAGGGAAAATAAGAGAAAACAGGAATAATCCAGAAATCAAAAGATTAGTGAGAAAAATATTCTCAGACCCTAAAAATCTGGCAAAAACCCTTAGGAAAATGCAGGACTTCTATGTCCTTGATGACCTTATACCTGAATTTGGCTACCAGAGATGTCACTTCCAGTATGATGCTTACCACAAATACACAACAGATGCCCATGCAATAAAAGCTGTAGAAGAACTGGAAAGCCTTAAGAAAGTTGACCATCCCCACAGAAAGATGATGTATGAACTTTACAAAGAAATAGACAGGGTTGACCTGCTAATATGGGCTATATTCCTGCATGACATAGGAAAAGGACACAAAACAGACCACTGTATTCTTGGAGAAAAAATGGCAAAGGATATAATGCGTAGATTTGGTTATCCAGAGAGGGATGCAGAGATTGTTAGTTTTCTGGTGAGGCATCATCTTGATATGTCAAAAATATCCCAGAGAAGAAATCTAAACGACCCAAAAGTTATAAATGATTTTGCAAAAACCATTAAAAATAAAGAATTACTAAAAATGCTTACAGTCCTGACCTGGTGCGATGCAAATGCTGTTGGGCCTAATATATGGAATGACTGGAAAAATTCTCTACTTTGGGAGCTTTACCACAAAACAATGGAAGTCCTTGAAGAAAATGTCTCTTACGAGGAAATAGCAGCCAGAAAAATAGAAGAAAAGAGGAAAAAACTGTATGCACTCCTTGAAGCAGAACTTGGGGAAGAAAGGGCAAAATTCCATATGCAAAGATTTTCTGAGTATTATCTGCTTTCAACTCCACTGGACACGATGATAAGACATATCAAAATGGAAGAACTTTTATTCAAAACAGGTAAACCCCAATTTTTCTTTGATAAAAATTACGGTGTAGGATTTTCCGAGCTTATTGTTGTTCTGGATAGCAAAAAAGTAAAAAATCCATTACTTGTTGTAACAGGAATACTTTCTTATATGGGAATTAATATACTTTCTGTTTATAGCTATATGAGAAAAGATGGAATTGTTGTTATTGACCTTCAGATATCAACTTCATCCCTTGAAGTTGTTGAGGATAAAAAATTTGAGCAGTTTAAAGAATTATTTGCAAAATATCTTGATAAAAAACTTACCCTTGAAGACCTGTCCAAAAAAAGAAATACAACATTCAAAGCCTCTGTAATCCCTCCACCAACATTTGTAAAAGTGGACAACAGCTCATCTGATATCTACACCATATTTGATATTTCAGGGGAAGACAGAATAGGTCTTCTATTTGATATCTTTAAGGTTTTTGCAAGATTTGACCTTTATGTTCATATTGTCAAAGTCGCCACACAGGGAGAAAGAATAAGAGATGCCTTTTATGTAAGAACACCAGATAAAAGAAAAATCACCGATGAAGCCCTTTTAGAACAGATAAAAGAGCAGTTATATAAAGTAATCAAAAAATAA
- the mutL gene encoding DNA mismatch repair endonuclease MutL, with the protein MRIKKLADEIINKIAAGEIIDRPASVLKELIENSLDAQADRIEIKIEKGGKKLIEVKDNGTGIHPDDIMFAVDRHATSKISSIDQLYALDSYGFRGEALASIASVSKFSLISRAKGFPLGKELYIEGGIFKHLTDTGAPEGTTVRVKDLFFNIPVRQKFLKSEKTELNHIIDVFLRYAIYRNNVFFSLDVDGKNIYTLLPADRQQRIKDLFPKAENILRFSQENQTGKAYGFLLLDYQTGKEFIYINGRPVRNSLIKKVLKSKTGKTISILFLELPPYMVDHNVHPAKIEVKLRKENPVLELVKEALENVSKPQINYSLNQKTAKYSGQFEIVGQIENTFLIVYFDGEIYFIDQHVASERINYELLLKKYRTTGLEPKEIKPVKISLDETQIEKIKNLRDKLKNAGIEFEITPDGIEITKSSIEGETLKNLILSLIETEYPDIEIEKFLGEVACEISIEAGEILNNEEAKNLLKIWLATNNPNLCPHGRPIYYKIPVETIKKKVGRV; encoded by the coding sequence ATGAGAATAAAAAAATTGGCAGATGAAATTATAAATAAGATAGCTGCAGGAGAAATAATAGACAGACCGGCAAGTGTTTTAAAAGAACTAATAGAAAACTCCCTTGATGCACAGGCAGACAGAATTGAGATAAAAATTGAAAAAGGCGGCAAAAAGCTGATTGAAGTAAAAGACAACGGCACAGGCATACATCCTGATGATATTATGTTTGCAGTTGACAGGCATGCAACAAGTAAGATTTCCTCAATAGACCAGTTATATGCCCTTGACAGCTATGGCTTTCGTGGAGAGGCACTGGCAAGTATTGCCTCTGTTTCAAAATTCAGTCTTATTTCCAGAGCAAAAGGTTTTCCATTGGGAAAGGAGCTTTATATAGAAGGTGGTATTTTCAAACATCTAACAGATACAGGTGCACCTGAAGGAACAACAGTCAGAGTTAAAGACCTATTTTTTAATATTCCTGTCCGCCAAAAATTTCTTAAATCAGAGAAAACCGAGCTAAACCATATAATAGATGTCTTCCTCAGGTATGCTATTTACCGCAATAATGTATTTTTTAGCCTTGATGTTGATGGAAAAAATATTTATACACTTTTACCTGCAGACCGTCAGCAGAGAATAAAAGATTTATTCCCAAAAGCAGAAAATATCCTGCGTTTTTCACAGGAAAATCAAACAGGAAAAGCTTACGGTTTTTTACTTTTAGATTATCAGACAGGAAAAGAGTTTATTTATATAAATGGAAGACCTGTCAGAAACAGCCTCATTAAAAAAGTCTTAAAATCAAAGACAGGAAAAACAATATCTATTTTGTTCTTAGAACTACCTCCTTATATGGTTGACCATAATGTCCACCCTGCAAAAATAGAAGTTAAGTTAAGAAAAGAAAATCCTGTTTTAGAACTGGTAAAAGAAGCTCTGGAGAATGTATCAAAACCTCAGATAAATTACAGTCTAAATCAAAAGACAGCAAAATATAGCGGCCAATTTGAGATTGTTGGACAGATAGAAAATACCTTTCTCATTGTTTATTTTGATGGTGAAATCTACTTTATAGACCAGCACGTAGCAAGTGAACGAATTAATTATGAACTACTACTAAAAAAATACAGAACAACAGGTTTAGAGCCAAAAGAAATAAAACCTGTAAAAATTTCTCTTGATGAAACCCAGATTGAAAAAATCAAAAATCTAAGGGATAAGCTTAAAAATGCAGGAATAGAATTTGAAATCACGCCTGACGGTATAGAAATTACAAAATCCTCTATTGAAGGAGAAACCCTTAAAAATCTCATACTCTCTCTGATAGAAACAGAATATCCTGATATTGAGATAGAGAAATTTCTGGGGGAGGTTGCCTGTGAGATTTCCATTGAAGCCGGAGAAATCCTCAATAATGAAGAAGCCAAAAATCTCCTTAAAATATGGCTTGCAACAAACAATCCAAATCTATGTCCCCACGGAAGACCTATTTATTATAAAATTCCAGTTGAAACCATAAAAAAGAAGGTAGGTAGGGTGTGA
- a CDS encoding DUF5335 domain-containing protein has product MAVRKLEKSEWESYFNEFDKKYRDGQIPAKEVQIEIVNDEIGDQVETWWQPLIGLAYDPKDDEFEVAAERHDHLIHKPVEIYVDEDVDGIKTVEVVQEDGTKHIIKLRTPEALPEK; this is encoded by the coding sequence ATGGCTGTAAGGAAACTGGAAAAATCTGAATGGGAAAGCTATTTCAACGAATTTGACAAGAAGTATAGGGATGGGCAAATTCCTGCTAAAGAAGTTCAGATTGAGATTGTAAATGATGAAATCGGCGACCAGGTTGAAACATGGTGGCAACCTTTGATAGGACTGGCTTATGACCCTAAAGATGATGAGTTTGAAGTGGCTGCAGAAAGACATGACCATCTTATCCATAAACCTGTAGAAATTTATGTTGATGAAGATGTTGATGGTATAAAAACAGTTGAAGTTGTTCAGGAAGACGGAACAAAACATATAATCAAACTCAGAACTCCTGAAGCACTCCCAGAAAAATAA
- a CDS encoding DUF4105 domain-containing protein, with protein MIQKSMAGLIACLLIYSSSFSKPEYTFLAQNPIWLALLHYKDGKSEIDDTDFFLAKDGYINPKSELEATITAFITSTEKGDNHPICKYPARYHFLKKFLRINPKVNPNCKKLKEFIKQIEPHSISLIFSDAYINSPASMYGHTFLRIDPPVKSKLLGYAVNYAANADETEGFLYYIKGIFGLYKGYFSVFPYYKKIFEYNNLESRDLWEYTLKLPKDKVILITLHIWELQNKYVYYYFFNKNCSYQILHLIDLGNPELKAIDYFNFWTIPTDTIRFLKSKNLIENVHYRPSASSKIKAFIQSNPDITEKDIETAYKIAKFKIEPELYIKKNLPVEHKAKIMELAKLIFMYYSVKEKMPYKEYRKKFLKLLKARSKLHYVIRYNLPKKVPPDKGHRSKMFALNTGSDNGDKFISFKYRTAYHGLDDDDNGYIFGSEILFPYIEIRNFPDKNKTVLEELSLIKIRSYSIRDIIFKPVSWLVTTSFKRDWDLKEKHLFWNFSTGMGLSYGKYGRYLYSGIIKTKLQLDTQYINKSRLNIGTEFVFLGELNKNKIIFSFYPFYSVAKKEFFGFSSGLTYNFSIDTNTAFQTKFSLSRIYYKNRYSLTFSINRFF; from the coding sequence TTGATACAAAAATCCATGGCAGGCTTAATAGCCTGCCTCCTCATTTATAGTTCCTCTTTTTCTAAACCTGAATATACTTTTCTTGCACAAAATCCCATCTGGTTAGCACTTTTACATTATAAAGATGGAAAAAGTGAAATAGATGATACAGATTTTTTTCTTGCAAAAGACGGATATATTAATCCTAAATCTGAATTAGAAGCGACAATCACAGCATTTATAACCTCTACTGAAAAAGGAGATAACCATCCAATTTGTAAGTATCCTGCAAGATATCATTTTTTAAAGAAATTTTTGAGAATTAATCCAAAGGTAAATCCAAATTGTAAAAAGTTAAAAGAGTTTATCAAACAGATAGAACCTCATTCTATATCCTTGATATTTTCGGATGCGTATATAAACAGTCCAGCTTCTATGTATGGACATACATTCCTGAGAATAGACCCTCCTGTTAAAAGTAAATTACTGGGATATGCAGTTAATTATGCAGCTAATGCAGATGAAACAGAAGGTTTTCTATACTATATAAAAGGTATATTTGGTCTATATAAAGGTTATTTTTCAGTTTTTCCTTATTATAAAAAAATCTTTGAGTATAACAACCTGGAGAGCAGAGATTTATGGGAATATACTTTAAAACTTCCTAAAGATAAAGTAATTCTGATAACTCTTCATATTTGGGAGCTTCAGAATAAATATGTTTATTATTATTTTTTCAATAAAAACTGTTCATACCAAATACTTCATTTAATTGACCTTGGTAATCCTGAGCTAAAGGCTATTGATTACTTTAATTTCTGGACTATTCCCACCGACACCATAAGATTTTTAAAAAGTAAAAATCTTATTGAAAATGTTCATTACCGACCTTCTGCTTCCTCAAAAATAAAAGCTTTCATTCAGTCTAACCCAGATATAACAGAAAAAGATATAGAAACAGCGTATAAAATAGCAAAATTCAAAATAGAACCTGAATTGTATATCAAGAAAAATTTACCTGTTGAACATAAAGCAAAGATAATGGAGTTAGCAAAACTTATTTTTATGTATTATTCTGTTAAAGAAAAAATGCCTTATAAGGAGTATAGAAAAAAATTTTTAAAACTTTTGAAGGCAAGAAGTAAATTACACTATGTAATCAGATATAATCTTCCGAAAAAAGTTCCTCCAGACAAAGGCCATAGAAGTAAAATGTTTGCACTAAATACAGGTTCCGATAACGGCGATAAGTTCATCTCATTTAAATATAGAACTGCTTACCATGGATTAGATGATGATGATAATGGTTACATATTCGGCTCAGAGATATTATTTCCATACATAGAAATTAGAAATTTTCCAGATAAAAATAAAACCGTTTTAGAAGAGTTGTCATTAATAAAGATTAGGTCATACTCTATAAGGGATATTATTTTCAAACCTGTTTCATGGTTGGTAACAACATCATTTAAGAGAGATTGGGATTTAAAAGAAAAACATTTGTTTTGGAACTTCTCCACAGGAATGGGATTATCTTACGGGAAATATGGTAGGTATTTGTATTCTGGAATAATTAAAACAAAACTCCAGCTGGATACACAATATATAAATAAGTCCAGATTAAATATAGGTACAGAATTTGTCTTTTTAGGGGAATTAAATAAGAACAAAATTATATTTTCCTTCTATCCATTTTATTCAGTGGCTAAAAAAGAATTTTTTGGTTTTTCTTCGGGGTTAACATATAACTTTTCTATAGATACAAATACTGCTTTTCAAACAAAATTTAGTCTAAGCAGAATTTATTATAAAAATAGATATTCTCTAACTTTTTCAATTAATAGATTTTTCTAA
- a CDS encoding DUF3015 family protein, translating into MKKLLAAAMGVALISIPSFAVNKENTGCGLGYMILKDAPDTTLFEILAVTTNGISGNQTFGITSGTLECKQPEKVVKNDRLFKFVSENMDELASDIASGNGETLDTVAELLNIPENKKGEFYSKLQNNFDKIYSSENVQSADVIDAIVEIAEEV; encoded by the coding sequence ATGAAAAAGTTATTAGCAGCAGCAATGGGGGTGGCACTTATCTCTATTCCTTCCTTTGCAGTAAACAAGGAAAATACTGGATGTGGTCTTGGTTACATGATTTTAAAAGATGCTCCTGACACCACACTTTTTGAAATCCTTGCTGTTACAACAAACGGAATATCTGGAAACCAAACTTTTGGTATTACTTCTGGAACATTAGAATGTAAGCAACCAGAAAAAGTTGTTAAGAATGACAGACTTTTCAAATTTGTTTCTGAAAATATGGATGAGTTAGCTTCTGATATTGCTTCTGGAAACGGGGAAACTTTAGATACAGTTGCTGAATTATTAAATATTCCAGAAAATAAAAAAGGAGAATTTTATTCAAAACTACAGAACAATTTTGACAAAATCTATTCATCTGAAAATGTTCAATCTGCAGATGTTATAGATGCGATTGTAGAAATTGCTGAGGAAGTTTAA
- the yajC gene encoding preprotein translocase subunit YajC → MQGDAMSSIVGAVIWMIILIAIFYFLLYRPQQQQRKKHQEFINSLKKGDKVVTSGGIIGEVKAIDDKTVTLKVSEGTMIKVLKSAIAAPFEEETKKES, encoded by the coding sequence ATGCAAGGCGATGCAATGAGCAGTATAGTTGGTGCTGTAATATGGATGATAATTCTTATTGCCATATTTTATTTCCTACTTTACAGACCACAGCAACAACAAAGGAAAAAACATCAGGAATTTATTAATTCTCTGAAAAAAGGGGACAAAGTTGTTACTTCAGGGGGCATTATAGGAGAAGTTAAAGCAATTGATGATAAAACTGTTACTCTGAAAGTTTCTGAAGGAACAATGATAAAAGTTCTTAAGTCAGCAATTGCTGCTCCATTTGAAGAAGAAACTAAAAAAGAAAGTTAA
- a CDS encoding metallophosphoesterase family protein, translating into MRIALISDIHSNIHALEAVEKDIRKNQIDRIFCLGDIINFGAHPKECLDWVRENCDIVLKGEHDILVADPGEVYVSNPYAIQSADWTYDMLDEKDFEYINSLENFYEEPEFILTHDEPTVPGTYGFMTSLRDAKETFTCFDNRFCFYGHTHLQILFVKNNENVFAEKSEKYPLKEDEQYLISVGSVGQPRDRDTRAGYTIVDTDEGYIQFKRVPYDFEKAAADILKAGLPEIFANILKMKRD; encoded by the coding sequence ATGAGGATAGCATTAATCTCAGATATACATTCTAATATCCATGCCCTTGAGGCAGTAGAAAAAGATATAAGAAAAAACCAGATAGACCGTATATTTTGTCTCGGGGATATAATCAATTTCGGGGCACACCCTAAAGAGTGTTTAGACTGGGTCAGGGAAAACTGTGATATTGTGCTAAAAGGTGAACATGATATTCTGGTAGCTGACCCAGGAGAAGTTTATGTATCAAATCCTTATGCCATACAGTCTGCAGACTGGACTTATGATATGTTAGATGAAAAGGATTTTGAGTATATAAATTCCCTTGAAAACTTTTATGAAGAACCGGAGTTTATCCTCACCCACGATGAGCCTACAGTTCCAGGAACATACGGCTTTATGACCTCTTTAAGAGATGCAAAAGAAACATTTACCTGTTTTGACAATAGATTTTGTTTTTACGGTCATACCCACTTACAGATACTATTTGTTAAAAATAATGAAAATGTGTTTGCCGAAAAGTCAGAAAAATATCCTCTAAAAGAAGATGAGCAGTATCTAATCAGTGTTGGTAGCGTAGGTCAACCAAGGGACAGAGATACAAGGGCAGGTTATACAATAGTTGATACAGATGAAGGATATATCCAGTTTAAAAGGGTTCCTTATGATTTTGAAAAAGCAGCGGCAGACATACTGAAAGCAGGTCTGCCGGAAATATTTGCAAATATTTTGAAAATGAAGAGAGATTAA
- the nusB gene encoding transcription antitermination factor NusB produces the protein MEKSGKYRKKAREILFRTLYTYDLKGGDIFEILEEHIKDIRDELSPEVLEYAYSIAKGIMDALEDIDKILRENLKGWRLERLGYPERALLRLGTYELVFSDVPDKGRVFIDILDLAKCYLDNEDSLKFINGVLSTIYKKYQQDVKV, from the coding sequence ATGGAAAAATCTGGTAAATATAGAAAAAAAGCAAGAGAGATACTATTTAGAACACTATATACCTATGACCTTAAGGGCGGAGATATATTTGAGATACTGGAAGAGCATATAAAAGACATAAGAGATGAACTTTCCCCTGAAGTTCTGGAGTATGCTTATTCTATTGCTAAAGGCATTATGGATGCCCTTGAGGATATAGACAAAATACTCAGAGAAAATCTCAAAGGATGGCGCCTTGAAAGATTAGGATATCCAGAAAGGGCATTACTCAGGCTTGGAACCTATGAACTTGTCTTTTCAGATGTGCCAGATAAGGGAAGGGTTTTTATTGATATATTAGACCTTGCAAAATGCTATCTGGATAATGAGGATAGTTTGAAATTTATAAATGGAGTGCTCAGCACCATCTACAAAAAATATCAGCAAGATGTGAAAGTATGA